The proteins below are encoded in one region of Sphingobacterium sp. R2:
- a CDS encoding thioredoxin-like domain-containing protein, whose product MKSIHLYCAYVLSIFLLACQSNGRYPDAQQGKLIASAYEFIDIDGTRHLLKDVKGAYKLLVFYDPEAEESLALIAAMKQSVPLAKEVASGKVNVVAICVNGDLSHWNTYREHIPSQWINGFDLKGKGGVQSYFSLSSFPRLVLLDAASEEVKTAMGLDALIPFLEKSMYP is encoded by the coding sequence ATGAAATCCATCCATTTATATTGCGCATATGTGCTTTCAATTTTCCTGTTGGCCTGTCAGAGCAATGGCCGTTATCCTGATGCGCAACAGGGAAAATTGATCGCATCCGCATATGAATTTATAGACATTGATGGTACACGTCATCTGCTGAAAGATGTGAAGGGGGCGTACAAATTGTTGGTTTTTTATGACCCCGAAGCGGAGGAAAGTCTGGCACTGATTGCCGCGATGAAGCAATCGGTGCCTTTGGCAAAAGAAGTGGCATCGGGCAAGGTCAATGTGGTGGCCATCTGCGTCAACGGCGATTTAAGCCATTGGAATACCTACCGGGAGCATATTCCGTCGCAGTGGATCAACGGTTTCGACCTGAAAGGGAAGGGCGGGGTACAATCCTACTTCTCTCTTTCTTCGTTTCCGAGGCTCGTTTTATTGGACGCCGCCAGCGAGGAGGTTAAGACAGCGATGGGGTTGGATGCGCTTATTCCATTCCTCGAAAAGTCAATGTACCCCTAG
- a CDS encoding MraY family glycosyltransferase, translating into MNSLDLMKYGTVLLPFLCAMLLSWGMLPYILLISYRKRLFDPIDSRKLHQHIVPRLGGVAFAPIQCCILVITFVSLYKLNVGNIDLQVASWIILPSMALLVCGLVILFMIGIGDNLIGVSYKWKFVAQIMVACLLPLSGVWINDLYGLGFVIGIPAWLGMPLTVFVVVLIINAINLIDGIDGLCSGVVTIGLAVLGVLFAYYGAWLHAIFAFITVAVILPFFYLNVFGTTRRRRRIFMGDTGSMTLGFSIAFLVVSFSMNNHFIKPFSDGAIVVAFSTLIVPVLDVARVMFVRWRIGKPIFKPDRNHLHHKLLRAGLSRHSALIFILLMTLLFCLFNIVAVRYVSNNLVVLVDLLFWGGFHCLFNVLDKRQLIAKLQLFINL; encoded by the coding sequence ATGAACAGTTTGGATTTGATGAAGTACGGCACTGTACTATTGCCTTTTCTTTGTGCGATGTTATTGAGCTGGGGAATGCTCCCTTATATCTTACTGATTTCTTACCGGAAGCGATTGTTCGATCCGATTGATTCCCGCAAACTTCACCAGCATATTGTCCCGAGACTGGGCGGGGTTGCTTTTGCCCCTATTCAATGCTGTATCCTGGTCATTACTTTTGTCAGTTTGTATAAGCTCAATGTCGGCAATATCGACCTGCAGGTCGCGTCGTGGATTATCCTGCCGAGTATGGCCTTGTTGGTCTGCGGCCTGGTTATCCTCTTTATGATCGGTATCGGCGATAACCTGATTGGGGTGAGCTACAAATGGAAATTTGTGGCCCAGATTATGGTAGCCTGCCTGTTGCCTCTGAGTGGCGTGTGGATCAATGATCTGTATGGACTGGGCTTCGTTATTGGTATCCCGGCCTGGCTTGGTATGCCGCTTACTGTTTTTGTCGTGGTGTTGATTATCAATGCCATTAATCTGATTGACGGCATCGACGGGCTCTGTTCAGGCGTGGTAACGATCGGTTTGGCGGTTTTAGGTGTGCTGTTCGCTTATTATGGCGCCTGGTTGCATGCCATTTTTGCTTTTATCACGGTTGCTGTAATACTCCCATTCTTTTATCTCAATGTCTTTGGCACTACACGTCGGCGTCGGCGCATCTTTATGGGCGATACAGGAAGTATGACACTGGGTTTTTCCATTGCTTTTCTGGTGGTCAGTTTTTCCATGAACAACCACTTTATCAAACCCTTTTCCGATGGCGCTATTGTGGTCGCTTTTTCTACCCTCATTGTGCCGGTGCTGGATGTGGCCCGGGTCATGTTTGTCCGCTGGCGTATCGGTAAGCCGATCTTTAAACCCGATCGAAATCACCTGCACCACAAGTTGCTCCGGGCGGGATTGAGCCGGCATAGTGCCCTGATCTTTATCCTGCTCATGACGCTGCTGTTTTGCCTCTTTAATATTGTGGCTGTACGGTACGTCAGCAACAACCTGGTTGTGCTGGTCGATCTGCTTTTCTGGGGAGGCTTTCACTGTCTGTTCAATGTTTTGGATAAAAGACAGCTCATCGCCAAACTGCAATTATTTATCAATCTATAA
- a CDS encoding NAD-dependent epimerase/dehydratase family protein gives MKIALIGGSGFVGTRLTDLLLHTTDHDVVIIDKVISEKYPQLTRIGNVQDRDALCGLLQGVHQVVLLAAEHRDDVTPVSKYYDVNVNGMENTLYAMQANAITRIVFTSSVAVYGLGKANPSETTAVAPFNHYGKSKLQAEHVLQKWYAVHADWNVQVIRPTVIFGEGNRGNVYNLLQQIASGKFMMIGKGNNQKSMSYIGNIVAFIAYLISDQSTGYNLYNYGDKPDLTTNDLVYYTGKVLGKQIPTLRIPYSLGLLGGYAFDALAFILRRKLAISSVRVRKFCAVTQYDSSKALETGFQPPFALQDGLRRTLESDFTVYIKTNSQLATYENS, from the coding sequence ATGAAAATAGCTTTAATTGGAGGATCCGGTTTTGTAGGAACAAGACTAACCGACCTCTTGCTCCATACGACCGATCACGATGTCGTGATTATCGATAAAGTCATCAGTGAAAAATATCCACAACTTACCCGTATCGGTAATGTGCAAGACCGTGATGCCCTGTGCGGTCTACTTCAGGGAGTACATCAAGTAGTGCTCCTGGCCGCAGAACACCGGGATGACGTTACCCCGGTATCAAAATATTACGACGTCAACGTCAATGGGATGGAAAATACACTCTACGCCATGCAGGCCAATGCAATCACACGCATTGTTTTTACGAGTTCTGTAGCGGTATATGGTCTAGGTAAAGCCAATCCAAGTGAAACGACAGCGGTAGCCCCCTTCAACCACTATGGGAAAAGCAAGCTACAAGCTGAGCACGTGTTGCAAAAGTGGTATGCTGTCCATGCCGACTGGAACGTCCAGGTCATCCGGCCCACGGTTATTTTTGGCGAGGGCAACCGGGGCAATGTCTATAATCTGTTGCAGCAGATTGCTTCGGGCAAATTTATGATGATCGGTAAAGGAAACAATCAGAAATCAATGTCTTACATCGGTAATATTGTGGCGTTTATTGCCTACCTGATTTCAGACCAGTCAACCGGGTACAATCTGTACAATTACGGCGATAAGCCCGATCTCACCACCAACGATCTGGTGTATTATACGGGCAAAGTGCTTGGTAAACAAATTCCTACGTTGCGAATACCCTATTCGCTTGGCCTCTTGGGCGGTTACGCTTTTGATGCCCTTGCTTTTATCCTGCGCCGCAAATTGGCAATCAGCTCCGTTCGCGTCCGCAAATTTTGCGCGGTCACCCAATACGATTCATCCAAAGCGCTGGAAACCGGATTTCAGCCTCCCTTTGCTTTGCAGGATGGATTGCGCCGTACATTAGAAAGCGATTTTACAGTTTATATCAAAACCAACAGCCAATTAGCAACGTATGAAAACAGTTAA
- a CDS encoding polysaccharide pyruvyl transferase family protein has protein sequence MKTVNLIYWDGKNFGDALSPRLIAELTGLRVQYKSWDPSAKDRLKKMSKNLLRFRLSAFRSILWPSQASLIAVGSVIRWGNNQSSVWGAGFMNADDPFGGGRLYAVRGKHTSQKLEAMGYPRCDTFGDPAVLLPLWLRGKEKKTKQLGVIPHWKEVDAFREKFGPDLNLIDFRTVDVERIVDEITDCAYILSSSLHGLIVAHAYGIPALWIKMGYIDTDGFKFDDYFSSVDIPSYQGFDQLDDILASEESWKSLFASHWEKANCQTDLRELQRGLLTAFPLPLKAKYQALTKQLA, from the coding sequence ATGAAAACAGTTAACCTGATCTATTGGGACGGAAAGAATTTTGGTGATGCGCTCAGCCCCCGTTTGATTGCAGAGCTCACAGGCCTTCGTGTGCAGTATAAAAGCTGGGATCCTTCTGCGAAGGACCGATTAAAAAAAATGAGTAAAAATCTCCTTCGTTTTCGTCTTTCGGCCTTTCGCAGCATTCTTTGGCCTTCGCAGGCCTCGTTGATTGCGGTGGGTTCCGTTATCCGCTGGGGCAATAATCAATCGTCTGTTTGGGGTGCAGGGTTTATGAATGCCGACGATCCATTTGGAGGTGGGCGCCTTTATGCCGTCCGCGGAAAGCATACCAGTCAGAAGCTGGAGGCCATGGGGTATCCGCGCTGCGATACCTTCGGTGATCCGGCGGTGTTGCTTCCGCTCTGGCTTCGGGGCAAGGAAAAGAAGACCAAGCAGCTCGGTGTCATTCCGCATTGGAAAGAAGTAGATGCTTTTCGGGAAAAGTTTGGGCCAGATCTCAATCTGATCGATTTTCGTACGGTCGACGTGGAGCGTATTGTCGACGAGATCACAGACTGCGCGTATATCCTTTCGTCTTCTTTGCATGGGCTGATTGTCGCCCATGCCTACGGCATACCCGCATTGTGGATCAAAATGGGCTATATTGATACCGACGGCTTTAAGTTTGACGATTACTTTAGTTCCGTCGATATCCCGTCTTACCAGGGTTTTGATCAGCTGGATGACATTTTAGCCAGCGAAGAAAGCTGGAAGAGCTTGTTTGCCTCCCATTGGGAAAAGGCAAATTGCCAGACGGATCTTAGGGAGCTGCAGCGTGGGCTGCTGACTGCTTTCCCCCTTCCATTAAAAGCAAAATATCAGGCACTGACTAAACAGCTGGCTTAA
- a CDS encoding lipopolysaccharide biosynthesis protein, giving the protein MELKKQVATGAVWVFMSQFGVQLVSFVVNLVLARLLMPADFGTIALFNVVINISTVLINGGMSSSLVRTQSVDERDLSTVFWFNMATTAVLYLLVFIAAPWIGQFYARPILVPVIRVYSIVLIIDSFVNVQGVLFDKKLDFKTAFKVRLPSVIVGGVVGVGFALAGVGVWSLVFSVLLQNLLCTLQFWFYSDWRPTFTFDREKFNYHFAFGIRLTLSALLNVVFNNVYSIVIGKRFSETVLGYYNRAESLKNLPINNISTALDKVTYPLFAKFSTDDEQLRRAYRRVLKLVIFIIAPTISLMVIAAEPIIRLLLGAKWLPAVPYFQLMALGALFQPIHNYNLNVLQVKGRSDLYLKLEIVKKICIVIAVVVGLQYGVFGLIWGQVAVSFASLFINTHYTAKFLDYSMRQQLSDLLPSIFLSCMLGFAVWWGTALLPYDLTDWMEAFLLFSSYIVSFATVCWIIQLEEYRFFCGILRSAWKKQIKL; this is encoded by the coding sequence ATGGAGCTAAAGAAACAAGTCGCAACGGGAGCAGTCTGGGTGTTTATGAGCCAGTTTGGTGTACAACTGGTTTCCTTTGTGGTCAATCTGGTGTTGGCCCGCCTGCTGATGCCCGCAGATTTTGGGACGATTGCACTGTTTAATGTGGTTATAAATATATCTACCGTTCTGATCAACGGTGGAATGAGCAGCAGCCTTGTACGCACGCAGTCCGTAGACGAGCGCGATCTATCCACCGTTTTCTGGTTTAATATGGCTACTACAGCGGTGTTATATCTGCTTGTATTTATTGCCGCGCCCTGGATTGGACAGTTCTACGCAAGACCAATTTTGGTACCCGTCATCCGCGTTTACAGTATAGTGCTGATTATCGACAGCTTTGTCAATGTACAGGGCGTGCTTTTCGATAAAAAGCTCGATTTTAAGACCGCCTTCAAAGTGCGCCTTCCATCTGTTATCGTAGGGGGCGTTGTAGGTGTTGGATTTGCATTGGCAGGCGTGGGTGTGTGGTCATTGGTTTTTTCAGTTTTGCTGCAAAATCTGCTGTGCACACTGCAATTTTGGTTTTACAGTGACTGGCGGCCTACCTTTACATTTGACCGCGAAAAGTTTAACTATCATTTTGCATTTGGTATCCGCCTCACGCTTTCTGCGCTGCTCAATGTTGTTTTTAATAACGTATATTCCATTGTGATCGGGAAGCGATTTTCGGAGACCGTGCTGGGTTATTACAACCGGGCCGAGTCACTGAAAAATCTGCCGATCAACAACATTTCCACAGCATTGGACAAGGTAACATATCCGCTGTTTGCTAAATTCAGTACCGATGATGAGCAATTGCGCCGAGCCTACCGGCGTGTACTCAAGCTCGTTATCTTTATTATCGCGCCGACAATTTCGTTGATGGTGATTGCGGCGGAGCCCATTATCAGGCTCTTGCTTGGCGCAAAATGGCTACCAGCAGTTCCATATTTCCAGCTAATGGCTTTGGGAGCGCTTTTTCAGCCTATTCACAATTATAACCTCAATGTATTGCAGGTCAAGGGGCGGTCAGACCTCTATCTCAAGCTCGAAATCGTTAAGAAGATCTGCATTGTCATTGCTGTAGTGGTAGGTTTGCAGTACGGCGTTTTTGGTTTAATCTGGGGTCAGGTGGCGGTGTCTTTTGCATCGTTATTTATCAATACCCATTACACCGCTAAATTTCTGGATTACTCGATGCGCCAGCAACTGTCTGATCTATTACCCAGTATATTCCTTTCATGTATGCTTGGCTTTGCTGTTTGGTGGGGCACTGCACTGCTGCCCTACGATCTTACCGACTGGATGGAAGCCTTTCTGCTTTTCTCCAGTTACATCGTGTCGTTTGCAACGGTATGCTGGATCATTCAATTGGAGGAATACCGTTTTTTCTGTGGCATACTCCGCAGTGCATGGAAAAAACAGATCAAATTATAA
- a CDS encoding capsular polysaccharide synthesis protein — translation MIKKSVLQTAWSMLREQKILRKHRIVVAFWNQMIARDQRGELEHFPLEPKIELPANKVIWQYWGQGIQPDRLPDVVKLCFQSVDTYRGDYTVIRLDDYTLTHYLDIPDFIWSKRKADIINRTFFSDIIRLALLYVYGGVWLDATILLTDVLPAEFCEQDYFVYQRDVQESYTDYWKNSYAYYWGWHQDHQVKMLNSIIFAKKRHTLLGQLCHLLLNYWKSADGALDYFFFQILHEQLLPAEKSAGQGFLVSDVYPHLLQTKLSGGDYPIAYPDIFLRTSLHKLTYFSEDTIAQLKQILKQRKAAMPAGKDQDS, via the coding sequence ATGATAAAGAAGTCGGTCTTACAAACAGCTTGGAGCATGCTCCGTGAACAGAAAATCTTACGTAAACACCGCATAGTTGTGGCGTTTTGGAATCAGATGATCGCGCGGGATCAGCGTGGCGAACTTGAGCATTTCCCTTTGGAGCCCAAGATAGAACTGCCGGCGAATAAGGTGATCTGGCAATATTGGGGGCAAGGCATACAACCCGACCGCCTGCCCGATGTCGTCAAGCTTTGTTTTCAGTCGGTGGATACGTACCGGGGCGACTATACCGTTATTCGCCTGGACGATTATACGTTGACACATTACCTCGATATACCCGATTTTATCTGGTCAAAGCGAAAGGCAGATATTATCAACCGCACTTTTTTTTCGGATATCATCCGTCTAGCCCTATTATACGTCTATGGTGGTGTTTGGCTCGACGCCACCATCTTATTGACGGATGTGTTGCCAGCCGAGTTTTGTGAGCAGGACTATTTCGTGTACCAGCGGGACGTTCAGGAATCCTATACCGATTATTGGAAAAACAGCTATGCCTACTATTGGGGCTGGCACCAGGATCATCAAGTAAAGATGCTTAATAGTATTATTTTCGCCAAAAAAAGGCATACGCTTCTCGGTCAGCTCTGTCATCTGCTGCTCAATTACTGGAAATCTGCGGACGGGGCACTCGACTATTTTTTCTTTCAGATCTTACATGAGCAGCTGCTACCGGCAGAAAAATCGGCAGGTCAAGGCTTTCTTGTGAGTGATGTTTACCCCCATCTCTTGCAAACCAAACTGTCGGGCGGCGATTACCCCATAGCCTATCCCGATATTTTTTTACGAACCAGCCTGCACAAGCTGACCTATTTTTCCGAAGATACGATTGCTCAGCTCAAGCAGATTTTAAAACAGAGAAAAGCGGCAATGCCCGCTGGAAAGGATCAGGATAGCTAA
- a CDS encoding beta-1,6-N-acetylglucosaminyltransferase yields the protein MDNLKHAYLILAHTDFEVLEKLLLCLDDKRNDIYIHFDQKVAQLPQLATHHAGLYILDTRVDVHWGDVSVVAAEYHLFEAAAAQQQYGYYHLLSGVDLPLKSQDEIHAFFAAHQGQEFIGFQKGNCDKEIERKVRRVHLYPTRFRKVKGICGSYYRAARALSLRLQWLFGRYKNQDVIFRKGAQWVSLTDAFVRYVLTHKSAVLEMYQNTFCSDEIFIQTLCYNSSFRFKRHQTGREDHDCQRMIGWHKGQLIEWTSADFDRLMASNLLFARKFSTRHMDLVERVVAILLPN from the coding sequence ATGGACAACTTAAAACATGCTTACCTCATTCTGGCACATACCGATTTTGAGGTACTGGAGAAGCTTTTGCTGTGCCTAGACGATAAGCGCAACGACATCTACATCCATTTTGATCAAAAGGTAGCGCAGTTGCCCCAACTGGCCACCCATCATGCGGGTCTTTACATATTGGATACACGTGTGGATGTGCATTGGGGCGATGTCTCTGTCGTTGCGGCGGAATATCATCTTTTTGAAGCAGCCGCTGCGCAGCAGCAGTATGGTTACTACCACTTGTTGTCCGGTGTCGATCTTCCACTAAAAAGTCAGGACGAGATTCATGCTTTTTTTGCCGCCCATCAGGGGCAGGAGTTTATCGGATTTCAAAAAGGCAACTGCGACAAGGAGATCGAGCGTAAAGTCCGTCGCGTACATCTTTATCCAACCCGATTTCGGAAGGTAAAGGGAATCTGTGGATCCTACTATCGTGCCGCCCGAGCCCTAAGCTTGCGTTTGCAATGGCTTTTTGGCCGATACAAAAATCAAGATGTGATCTTCAGAAAAGGCGCCCAATGGGTTAGCCTCACCGATGCATTTGTTCGCTATGTGTTGACGCACAAAAGTGCGGTGCTCGAGATGTATCAAAATACCTTCTGCAGCGACGAAATCTTTATCCAGACGCTTTGCTATAATTCCAGCTTTCGGTTTAAGCGGCATCAAACCGGTCGTGAAGATCACGATTGTCAGCGCATGATCGGCTGGCATAAGGGACAATTAATTGAATGGACCAGCGCCGATTTTGATCGGCTGATGGCCTCCAATCTTCTCTTTGCGCGAAAGTTCAGTACAAGACATATGGACCTCGTCGAACGGGTGGTCGCAATTTTACTCCCCAACTAA
- a CDS encoding glycosyltransferase family 2 protein, whose translation MKKTLPLVSIITPVYNAQETLERTLVSLRRQSYGHIEFICVDDASSDLSLSMLQAFAEDIGGRSGFSAKIISHAENKGVAETRNTGLDHASGEFVLYVDADDSLAPDAVQSCVEEAADSRADIVYFHWCLVFQKSERTMLQPTCASPLDAIRAMLAGRMRWNLWLFMVRRSLYEEHAIRFIPGANMGEDLLVTMKLFIHAKRIRLLDRVLYHYRQDNAGSISKLFSIKHMREVETNIEEVERCLGASTYAADIGHGIDFLKLTLKLPLLVTGRKADYIRWTNWFSSADRYILHNRSASLHTRLLQWFASKRQYWAVRAYYLLVLRFIYGIIYK comes from the coding sequence ATGAAGAAAACGTTACCCTTAGTCAGTATTATCACACCGGTCTACAACGCACAAGAGACGCTCGAACGCACATTGGTGTCGCTCCGTCGGCAGTCCTATGGACATATCGAATTTATCTGTGTCGACGATGCCAGTAGCGACCTCAGCCTCTCGATGCTGCAGGCATTTGCCGAGGATATTGGTGGCCGATCGGGGTTTTCGGCCAAAATTATCTCCCATGCCGAAAATAAAGGCGTTGCCGAAACCCGCAATACAGGACTGGATCATGCTTCGGGTGAGTTTGTGCTGTACGTCGATGCCGATGACAGTCTGGCACCCGATGCCGTTCAAAGCTGTGTGGAAGAAGCCGCAGACAGTAGGGCAGACATCGTGTACTTTCACTGGTGCCTTGTATTTCAAAAAAGCGAACGTACCATGCTACAGCCCACGTGTGCCAGTCCTTTGGATGCGATCCGGGCCATGCTGGCCGGGCGCATGCGCTGGAACCTTTGGCTGTTTATGGTGCGTCGATCGCTGTATGAAGAGCACGCCATCCGCTTCATCCCCGGGGCCAATATGGGCGAAGACCTCTTGGTTACAATGAAGTTGTTTATACATGCCAAGCGCATCCGTTTGCTGGACCGTGTATTGTATCACTACCGGCAGGACAATGCCGGATCCATCAGTAAACTATTCTCGATAAAACATATGCGTGAGGTGGAAACCAATATCGAGGAAGTCGAGCGCTGCCTTGGGGCAAGCACCTATGCCGCCGATATAGGCCACGGTATCGACTTCCTCAAGTTAACCCTCAAATTGCCATTGTTGGTGACCGGACGCAAAGCAGATTATATCCGTTGGACCAACTGGTTTAGCAGTGCCGACCGCTACATTCTGCACAATCGCTCGGCATCGCTGCATACACGCCTCTTGCAATGGTTCGCGTCCAAAAGACAATACTGGGCAGTGCGCGCCTATTACCTGCTTGTGCTGCGGTTCATCTATGGTATCATCTATAAATAG
- a CDS encoding glycosyltransferase family 4 protein, whose product MRAYRVLYSPLNLLSKMKIVYSILGTYNAGGMERVLANKANYLARMGYELTIVTTDQKARLPHFELDPLICQVDLAINYTDDEGLGIFKKMLSYKRRQRIHRERLEALLLPLKADIVISMFDHDVSFLHAVQDGSKKVLEIHFSRFKRLQYARKGLWKLVNTWRSAQDLVLARKYDRFVVLTHEDHTYWKGLKNSVVIPNANTFTVPARAALTEKRAIAVGRFDYQKGFDELIAIWKTIHARCPDWRLDIYGQGPLQGDMLVQIHALGLDGQIALHAPIKNIRDAYMHSSLVLMSSRYEGLPMTLLEAQACGLPMVAYACKCGPRDIIKPGKNGYLIAEGDRADFADKACRLMEKAKLRKQMGQNAWEMAENFDEERIMRQWLLLFERLTKGEQR is encoded by the coding sequence TTGAGGGCATACAGGGTTCTTTATTCACCTCTAAACTTACTGTCGAAAATGAAAATAGTGTATTCCATACTGGGAACGTATAATGCTGGTGGCATGGAGCGCGTACTGGCCAATAAGGCCAACTACCTGGCACGGATGGGGTACGAACTGACGATCGTAACCACAGATCAGAAAGCCCGTTTGCCTCATTTTGAGCTCGATCCTTTGATCTGTCAGGTAGACCTTGCCATCAATTATACCGACGATGAAGGACTGGGTATCTTTAAGAAAATGTTGTCCTACAAACGTCGGCAGCGGATCCATCGCGAGCGGCTTGAAGCACTTCTACTGCCGTTGAAGGCTGATATTGTGATTTCCATGTTTGACCACGATGTCAGTTTTCTGCATGCGGTTCAGGATGGGAGCAAGAAAGTGCTAGAGATTCACTTTTCGCGGTTCAAGCGGCTACAATACGCTCGCAAAGGACTCTGGAAATTGGTAAATACCTGGCGCAGTGCCCAAGATCTTGTCTTGGCCCGGAAATACGATCGTTTTGTGGTGCTCACCCATGAAGACCATACCTATTGGAAGGGCTTGAAAAATAGTGTAGTTATCCCCAATGCCAATACATTTACAGTTCCCGCTCGGGCAGCTCTTACCGAGAAACGCGCTATTGCTGTCGGGCGGTTCGACTACCAAAAGGGATTTGATGAGCTTATTGCAATATGGAAGACTATCCATGCGCGCTGTCCCGACTGGAGGCTCGATATCTATGGACAGGGGCCGTTGCAGGGCGATATGCTGGTCCAGATCCATGCCTTGGGATTGGACGGGCAGATTGCACTTCACGCACCCATCAAAAATATCAGAGATGCCTATATGCACAGTTCATTGGTATTGATGAGCTCGCGCTACGAGGGGTTGCCCATGACACTGCTCGAGGCCCAGGCCTGCGGGCTGCCCATGGTGGCATATGCCTGCAAATGTGGCCCCCGAGATATCATCAAGCCGGGTAAAAACGGGTATTTGATTGCCGAAGGCGATCGCGCAGATTTTGCCGATAAGGCCTGCCGGTTGATGGAAAAAGCAAAACTCCGCAAGCAGATGGGGCAGAACGCGTGGGAAATGGCCGAAAATTTCGATGAGGAACGCATTATGCGCCAATGGCTCTTGTTGTTTGAGCGCTTGACGAAAGGAGAGCAGCGATGA
- a CDS encoding glycosyltransferase family 4 protein produces the protein MKKTIVISAVNLVEAGPLAILRDCLAYLSKLAATGDYRVIALVYKQSLADFPQIEYIETQWPKKRWVNRLWYEYVSMRSIAREIGPVYLWFSLHDTSPSVIAERRAVYCHNAFPFYRWKAHDLFFAPKIALLALFSTYIYKPNIRRNTYLVVQQQWLREAFHRLFAVPRTKIIVAPPEIKTKQVSVSQKEEAPGCYTFVFAASPNSHKNFEVICRAAALLEQQDTVRFKVHLTVKGDENTYAQWLHRRWGHLQSLHFMGFLSRTQLEGYYAGCDCLIFPSKAESWGLPITEFAAYGKPMLLADLPYAHDTASGCEGVSFFDPDDPKALATQMGALIRGERSFLQAVAKEKLEEPFATGWNDLFYQLLH, from the coding sequence ATGAAAAAGACGATCGTTATTTCTGCTGTCAACCTGGTAGAGGCGGGGCCATTGGCCATACTACGCGATTGTTTGGCCTACCTTTCAAAGCTGGCCGCCACTGGCGACTATCGGGTGATTGCCTTGGTGTACAAGCAATCCCTGGCCGATTTTCCACAAATTGAATATATCGAAACGCAGTGGCCAAAAAAACGCTGGGTCAACCGCCTCTGGTATGAATATGTATCGATGCGTTCAATAGCAAGGGAGATCGGTCCCGTTTACCTCTGGTTTTCGCTGCACGATACCAGTCCGTCGGTGATTGCCGAGCGGCGGGCCGTATACTGCCATAATGCCTTCCCTTTTTATCGCTGGAAGGCGCACGATCTATTTTTTGCACCCAAGATTGCGTTGCTTGCGCTCTTCAGTACCTATATCTACAAGCCCAATATTCGGCGCAATACGTATCTGGTGGTGCAGCAGCAGTGGTTGCGCGAAGCCTTTCATCGGCTATTTGCAGTTCCTCGCACTAAAATTATTGTTGCCCCACCCGAGATAAAGACCAAGCAAGTATCGGTTTCCCAAAAAGAGGAAGCGCCGGGCTGTTACACCTTTGTATTTGCCGCGTCGCCCAATAGCCACAAGAATTTTGAGGTGATCTGCCGGGCTGCGGCACTGCTCGAGCAGCAGGACACGGTGCGTTTTAAAGTACACCTTACGGTGAAGGGCGATGAAAATACATACGCCCAGTGGCTGCACCGCAGGTGGGGGCATCTGCAATCCCTGCATTTTATGGGTTTTCTGAGCCGTACGCAGCTCGAAGGTTATTATGCAGGCTGCGACTGCCTTATTTTTCCATCCAAGGCCGAGTCCTGGGGACTGCCCATTACCGAGTTTGCAGCTTACGGTAAGCCCATGCTGCTGGCGGATTTGCCATATGCGCACGACACTGCATCGGGGTGTGAAGGCGTATCATTTTTTGATCCCGACGATCCGAAAGCTTTAGCGACACAAATGGGCGCACTGATACGCGGCGAGCGGTCATTTTTGCAGGCAGTAGCAAAAGAAAAATTGGAAGAACCCTTTGCCACGGGCTGGAACGACCTCTTTTACCAACTGCTCCATTAG